TTACAATACTCAGATTATACattaagccgacctaggcggcaaaagctgggtttaaccctagttcctctgagcatctcggtcgtggtggtcgagcggactgcatatgtacataccactgctaatgccctccgactcatggctggttgagcttctccttacctttacctgcaccacaaagcacctgtgagctagaagactcagcaagaaaacataatcaacatTTCACTAAATAACACAACCattaaacagtaataactgaagcCAGTACATTCGTCAAATCCAATTGGAGACTATAGAGTctcacaagtgcatgttgcacttcttttcaagttgttggcatccgagccagtcaagtgcatgtcgcactcccaaggtggcccagccatggtagcctgcactccacgtgcattatgccaatcttagcttataaactaagttccttaagcccttgacttataagtcaagccaccacgtgcctccaacttataagttgaagccttgggactCTCAACTAATAAGGATCTCctagagcccatcatattctcaactaataagttgatccccacttaACATCCTCAcaataccctagtttataaactaagcttcatAGTCATAACAGGCAGTCACATacttcatatagcatacttaccaaataatcacacaatgcattataatacattcactcagcagtcataagcataataataattatgcacgttacagcGTACCTAATCGGACATTCGCAACATAATTATagtcatgttcatcaccttaactaagttcaaatcatgcattcacataacaggcgcaattttcttacctttggtccggaTGCGAGTTACTAGCGACGACCCTCTGAGTACGATCctcgattcaagcccttagcgaaaacctagtcacaaccgcgataaggaagttcccatcaataataagtaaataacaacttccagacaaactcttagcctccgggacatcaaattccacttaacaaggaagtagaatcaatcccgagcccaaatggttaagttcccaatctaaaaatcccatttaaGACCAAATTCCCTTTATGGGTCGCGGCCCCTCACACCCGAGTCGCGGTCCGCCTCTAAAtttagaggctcggcctccctggaatCCAACGcgcaccgcggcgcgcccctgAGGCGCCGTGACCCGCCCCTGCCTCCGAACCCTGCTGGCTCAAAAATCCCTTCACAagccgcggctcaccataaaaAAGCTGCAGCTCATCACCACGAACCcataaatttctgggtttttcttcaaccgaacccaACTAAAACCCATCTGATTCCACCCTAACATTCCAATTCAGTTCCCATAATTAACACAACCCTTTCAAAAACAAAACCCAGCCATATATCATAATAAAACTTATCAAAATCCACAAACTTAACCTTCCAACTATCTAACATGCATCAACACCATAGTTCTAAATTATTCAGCATAAATAACCAAACAATTACAGTTCAAAACTCTTACCCCTGTTGGAATGAATCACTTGAACCTAGCTTCTGTttttccccaagcctaacaccttgatttcccaagctttACTCTTCAATTCCCCAAAAATTATTCAAGCACCCATGGAGCATAAAGAGAAcgtgagagaaagagaaagagttgCTGAATTTCTTTCCTTTTTAGTTTCCTGTAATTTCTCAAACATTCCCAGCTCACCTTACATTACACTTAAAGAGAAAATGACCATCTtaccccttgcccttagcttatACCTCAAATTTCCACAAGGGCAATTcacatcctataattcccgctacttccaatattctcacacggttaccaataaattcccattacccactaattcccggtaatgtactaaattactagaatacccctaagctcaccccgaaccgggtattaagacctcgttgtgactttcccactaacttgctcaccGGGATCGCCTCtcgccgagtaacccaaatatatccacataataatgtgatctcaatcacacaaacacatatttaatatttttaatatacaagcatgattatattataatataattcacataataactcaattattgcctcccggccccctaatccaggcactaagccatattaggaaatttgggatatTACACAGGCATTGCTTGTTCAATCGGAAGGCTTGGGAATAATAGAGTTgattaatgctctcaatgaaagcaccaaacgtTTAacgacgtttttcgtcaactaaaaataagagcaattaagcaaatATATGATTCAgtaagaaaataagaacaaagaTTTTAACgtgattcagcagttaaaatctacctacatccacgagtcacttttattgaacTTTTCGTGAAAGCTTCAAGGAAGAGTAACTTCACAGAGTGtttctcagtacaaaatagtGTCTCCTCACAAATGACTATTTCCATACTATTTATAGGCATGGCTACAAGAAATCTCCCTTAATCTTAGGGATATTATAAGATATATATCATGTCTAAATTGAGATAACAGATCTCGTAGTGTAAACACAATCGATCACATTTATTACGAATAAATATCCCTAAACAATAGGGTTGATTATACGGTTTGGACTAAATCCCTTGATCATAAGGATTTCTCAATAGCATCCCCGTGCATTAACTtaacgcgtcttcgagcttgaataCTGCTCCAacgcgctttcgagatcacaCATAGCTTTGAGCTCATTGTTCCAGTTGTCGATACCTCCCTATTTGATTGGTCTTTCGGACTCATCTTTTGGGGAAGTCCCTTGCTGCCTTCGAGTCTGCTACTCATGCTCGAGCGCTGATGACATAGCTTTGGAACTCTGTGACAAATTGTACAAGTATGATGTTAACACATGTTAATCCCGAGCTTACATTTTATTAGCCTACATTTCTAGTGGAGACCCCCATGAGTTACTTGGGAGTTCCCTTGAGACCGACCAAGTGGAGAGCAAGTGATTGTGATATTCTGATTGATAAAATGAGAGCTAGGCTGAAAGGGTGGTCTAATCGCCATTTATCTTATGTTGGCCGTGTGCATTTAATCAACTCATTTTTGTTGGGGATTCGTTCCTATTGGATGAACATCTTTATTTTACCTCAAAAAGTTGTGAAAGCTATTGATAGGTTGTGTTTGAGGTTCCTTTGGGGTGAGAGGGAAAATAGAAGTAAAATGTATAGGATATCCTGGGAGCATGTCAGTAGGCCTAAATGTTTTGGGGGGCTGGGTTTCAAGGACAGTTCATCTTGGAACAAAGTAGTGATGGCTAAATATTTTTGGGCAATCTCTTCCAAGCAGGACTTGTTATGGGTTAAATGGGTTAATGGTGTTTATCTAAAGGGCGAGTCAATTTGGGAGTATTGATTAAAGCACGATacaagctggtattggaggaGACTCATTAAACTGAGACATCTCTGGTCTGGTGCAGCAATGAATGCTGCAGTCAGGAATGGTAAAATCCATCTGGGCTCCTTGTATGCGACTGTGTTTCCTGGTGTGCGGGTTCATTATATAAAGGCTCTCTGGTGTAGGCTTTCAGCTCCTAAACACCAGTTTATTTTCTGGCTTGCAGTAAACCAGAAGTTGAATACCAGGGATTGGTTGCTGTCTTGCCATATCCCTCTTCTATCAGCTTGCTGTCCAGTTTGTGGTCAAGAGGAAGAGTCTCATACTCACTTATTTTTTGATTGTGTTTTCTCCAGAAATGTTCTCCTTGCTGTCCAGGGTTGGCTTAGAGGATTCTCCTGGCCGGTTCAGTTTAGTAATTGGATCAAGTGGCTGGCTTTACCTCGGGATGGCTGGTTTTCGGTGGTTCTGTATGCTACTTGTGCAGCTGCTGTGTATTACATATGGCAGAATAGGAACCATTGCTGGCATGATAACTTTTGCTTACCAATGTATAGGATTGACCATATGATTAGATTTTCTATCAAAGCTAGAATTCTGAATTTAGTAGGCAGTAAGTGTTCTTATGGTGAAAAGCAAATGCTTAAGTTTGTAATGAATTTGTGAGTGTTGttctggttttggctgaggtAGGTTGGTCCGGCCTCTGGTTTGTTTTGTAACTGCTTGTTGGTCAATATATATCTTcttttgatcaaaaaaaaaaattatttattaatttcatcatATGATTTCGAAAAGTTTTATTTAATGATATTTCAAGAGAGAAGGAAACATCTACGTAtttatgtatattagtttttttaTTCAATAATGATATATGCACCAAAATTATGCACCAAAACATTACATCAATTGATGTAACACTGTTTTTTAAAAGAATTGGTCCCGTCTAAAATAAACGTGATTGATCAAAAAAAATTATCACGTCAATTGGTATAATATTTttatgcacatatcattactcttttttATTACTTGCCCAAGACATAAGACATGTAAACCCGTAAATTATTACAAGCAACACAAAAGTGACAAAACCATAATTTATTAGGTGTTTTATTTTTCTATCGTAATTTATTACATACAAATCTACAAAAGTAAAGCATgagaatacaaataaatataagtcAATGAAGCCattctctctcttattttcttatAATTAACTTTAAAGTATTTGATAAATTAAAGAAGGTGATGTACCCGCTTATGGTGCTaaatagaaaagaaagaaagaaattgtATAAAC
This genomic interval from Humulus lupulus chromosome 8, drHumLupu1.1, whole genome shotgun sequence contains the following:
- the LOC133795387 gene encoding uncharacterized protein LOC133795387 — translated: MNAAVRNGKIHLGSLYATVFPGVRVHYIKALWCRLSAPKHQFIFWLAVNQKLNTRDWLLSCHIPLLSACCPVCGQEEESHTHLFFDCVFSRNVLLAVQGWLRGFSWPVQFSNWIKWLALPRDGWFSVVLYATCAAAVYYIWQNRNHCWHDNFCLPMYRIDHMIRFSIKARILNLVGSKCSYGEKQMLKFVMNL